The following coding sequences are from one Candidatus Cloacimonadota bacterium window:
- a CDS encoding aromatic amino acid ammonia-lyase, whose product MAIVLDGSGLTVEKLVQIARHNEKVELHPEALKKINICRAMLEEKIQRHEIMYGVNTGIGEFSEVVLDDEQTKQFQKYLIYNHAAGIGDPAPIEYIRGAMASRINVLAKGKSGCRPEIPLTFIEMLNKGVTPVVCQKGSVGASGDLAPMAQLALLLMGEGEAYYKGEKLPGKVAMERARITIPGLKARDGLAAINGSNLLTAMSAIQLYDINRWLKQAEIACAMTLEALYANMKPYDIRLHQIRGFSGAVRTAKALNKCVEGSDLLTGKFKMKVQDAYSMRSTPQVIGAVHDAVAYAKSQVEIELNGVGDNPVFFPEYKLTITGANFQGSPVSLPMDMISAAVTMVCVMSERRLNRLTNPALSIGLPPFLTKGAGMMSGLMLSQYTACMQIVEQRILSVPASIQSIPAAADQEDFVSMGMNTAIKNDQILDNAYGVLGIEFMAAAQALDFRDFNPGKGVATAKKVIRKYVDFLDEDRPLYSDHTRMKELVKSCEILEEVERVIGNLE is encoded by the coding sequence ATGGCTATAGTATTAGATGGCTCAGGATTAACAGTTGAAAAACTGGTTCAAATCGCTAGGCACAATGAAAAGGTTGAGCTTCATCCAGAAGCTTTGAAAAAGATTAATATATGTCGTGCTATGCTGGAAGAAAAGATTCAAAGACATGAAATTATGTATGGAGTCAATACTGGTATAGGCGAATTTTCTGAAGTGGTATTGGATGATGAGCAGACGAAACAATTTCAGAAGTATTTGATTTATAATCACGCAGCTGGTATCGGTGACCCAGCACCTATTGAATATATTCGTGGAGCAATGGCAAGCAGAATAAATGTCCTTGCCAAAGGAAAATCAGGATGCAGACCTGAAATTCCTCTAACTTTTATTGAAATGTTGAACAAAGGCGTTACCCCTGTTGTATGTCAGAAAGGTTCTGTTGGGGCAAGTGGAGATTTGGCTCCAATGGCTCAACTTGCTCTTTTGCTAATGGGTGAAGGGGAGGCATATTACAAAGGAGAAAAGTTACCCGGCAAAGTTGCAATGGAACGAGCAAGAATTACTATTCCAGGGTTAAAAGCCAGAGATGGACTGGCTGCTATTAATGGCTCAAACTTACTTACTGCTATGAGCGCTATTCAATTATATGATATCAATCGCTGGCTTAAACAAGCAGAAATTGCCTGTGCAATGACACTGGAAGCATTATATGCCAATATGAAGCCTTATGACATTCGTTTACACCAGATAAGAGGCTTTTCTGGAGCTGTTAGAACCGCTAAAGCTCTGAATAAATGTGTAGAAGGAAGCGACCTTCTAACTGGCAAATTTAAAATGAAGGTTCAGGATGCCTATTCTATGCGTTCCACTCCACAAGTAATTGGTGCAGTCCACGATGCTGTAGCTTACGCCAAAAGTCAAGTAGAAATAGAACTTAATGGTGTGGGTGATAATCCTGTTTTCTTCCCAGAATACAAATTAACAATAACAGGAGCCAATTTTCAAGGAAGCCCTGTTTCATTACCTATGGATATGATAAGTGCTGCTGTAACTATGGTATGTGTTATGTCTGAAAGAAGACTCAACCGTTTAACGAATCCAGCATTGAGTATTGGATTACCTCCATTTTTAACAAAGGGAGCTGGTATGATGTCTGGATTAATGCTCAGTCAGTATACTGCATGTATGCAAATTGTTGAACAGCGTATCCTTTCTGTTCCTGCTTCTATTCAATCTATTCCTGCTGCTGCTGACCAGGAAGATTTTGTTTCTATGGGAATGAATACTGCTATCAAAAATGACCAGATTTTAGATAATGCTTATGGAGTGCTGGGAATAGAATTCATGGCAGCAGCGCAAGCTTTAGATTTCCGAGATTTTAATCCAGGTAAAGGTGTAGCCACAGCGAAAAAGGTAATTAGGAAATATGTGGATTTCCTTGATGAAGACCG